A region of Gemmatimonadota bacterium DNA encodes the following proteins:
- a CDS encoding HEAT repeat domain-containing protein, with protein sequence MTLTSLLGIGTPSGPTLLLVLKATTILLVTVMLAGALHKAAAGVRHLVWLVAIAAVLLLPALSRWMPLDLPVLPAAASVATVTPPTTGEAIINTAAPSQTQSTPTVTTSAATAGITMPSLGTMLIGLWAVVAVLLIARLIHGTLAVQRIVRNAQPLADDDWNDRLYDVADRLGIARAPRVVKSESIHVPFATGLLNATIVLPAECDTWTPGQRDAVLIHELGHVRRRDLLGHTLGRVACAVYWFHPLVWTAARRLRDASERACDDLAIRLGSRPSEYAEHLLQIVTAVGRSPVPSVALAMAQRKEFEGRMLAILDPALRREAPPRWQVASITGALMAMSLLVAAAAPAPAPAQAKPLELANTATKTVLADPPQDPLPVAKPAPKASPEPATAPDGKSTVVNVNPNVRINVRTQGELPAEIRDANPELLAKILRTDSSAEVRRVAAWGLHDHADVPVAFGALSQAAERDADADVRTMAVWALESSRDSKVTELLGRVLARDSDADAREMAAWALGQFADPSAAAPLAAALAKESSDHTLGTIAWAIGNVPMDRAPAKLTALLTNDSKQTRLMAAWALSNIADKTTLPAIRAALKQPQDGSTTRALLRAAMAMDPTPDGLSDLLTSADPGVRAAAVAAMSGKRSIDPWPWPWPRPRPNP encoded by the coding sequence ATGACCCTCACTTCATTGCTCGGCATCGGGACCCCCTCCGGTCCGACGCTCCTCCTCGTGCTGAAGGCCACCACGATCCTGCTGGTGACCGTCATGCTGGCCGGCGCACTGCACAAGGCTGCCGCCGGTGTCCGTCACCTGGTCTGGCTGGTGGCGATCGCCGCCGTGCTGCTCCTTCCGGCGCTCTCACGCTGGATGCCGCTCGACTTGCCGGTGCTCCCCGCTGCGGCCAGCGTTGCCACGGTAACGCCGCCGACCACCGGCGAGGCGATCATCAACACCGCCGCGCCGTCGCAGACGCAGTCGACGCCCACCGTGACGACCTCCGCTGCCACGGCAGGTATCACCATGCCGTCGCTCGGCACCATGCTGATCGGCCTCTGGGCCGTGGTGGCAGTGCTGTTGATCGCGCGGCTGATTCACGGCACCCTCGCCGTGCAGCGCATCGTCCGCAACGCGCAACCACTCGCCGATGACGACTGGAACGATCGCCTCTACGACGTGGCCGATCGCCTCGGCATCGCCCGCGCACCGCGCGTCGTGAAGAGCGAGTCGATTCACGTGCCCTTCGCCACCGGCCTGCTCAACGCCACCATCGTCCTCCCCGCCGAGTGCGACACGTGGACCCCAGGCCAGCGCGATGCCGTGCTGATTCACGAGCTGGGGCATGTGCGCCGTCGCGATCTGCTCGGCCACACCCTCGGCCGCGTGGCATGCGCCGTCTACTGGTTCCATCCATTGGTGTGGACGGCCGCGCGCCGGCTGCGTGATGCCAGCGAGCGCGCCTGCGATGATCTCGCGATCCGCCTGGGCTCGCGCCCGAGCGAGTACGCCGAGCATCTGCTGCAGATCGTGACCGCCGTGGGACGTTCGCCGGTGCCGAGCGTGGCGCTCGCGATGGCGCAGCGGAAGGAGTTCGAAGGGCGGATGCTGGCGATCCTCGATCCGGCACTCCGCCGCGAAGCACCACCGCGCTGGCAGGTCGCATCGATCACCGGCGCGCTGATGGCGATGTCCCTGCTCGTGGCGGCTGCCGCACCGGCGCCTGCCCCGGCGCAGGCCAAGCCGCTTGAGCTCGCGAACACGGCGACGAAGACCGTTCTTGCCGATCCGCCGCAGGATCCGCTGCCGGTCGCGAAGCCGGCGCCGAAGGCGTCGCCCGAACCGGCCACCGCGCCCGACGGAAAGTCGACGGTGGTGAACGTCAATCCGAACGTGCGGATCAATGTGCGCACGCAGGGCGAGTTGCCGGCGGAAATCCGCGACGCGAATCCCGAACTGCTCGCGAAGATCCTCCGCACGGACAGCAGCGCCGAAGTGCGTCGCGTGGCGGCGTGGGGGCTGCACGATCACGCCGATGTCCCGGTCGCCTTCGGCGCGCTGAGCCAGGCCGCCGAGCGCGATGCCGACGCCGATGTTCGGACGATGGCGGTATGGGCACTCGAGTCATCGCGCGACAGCAAGGTGACCGAGTTGCTGGGCCGCGTGCTTGCGCGCGACAGCGACGCCGATGCACGCGAGATGGCCGCGTGGGCGCTCGGCCAGTTTGCCGATCCGTCGGCGGCCGCGCCGCTGGCCGCGGCCCTCGCCAAGGAATCGTCTGACCACACGCTCGGCACCATTGCCTGGGCCATCGGCAACGTCCCGATGGACCGTGCACCGGCGAAGCTCACCGCACTCCTCACCAATGATTCGAAGCAGACGCGGCTCATGGCGGCCTGGGCGCTCTCGAACATCGCCGACAAGACCACGCTCCCTGCGATTCGTGCGGCCCTCAAGCAGCCGCAGGATGGGAGCACCACGCGTGCGCTGCTGCGTGCCGCGATGGCGATGGACCCCACGCCCGATGGCCTGAGCGACCTGCTGACCTCGGCCGACCCCGGCGTCCGTGCCGCGGCCGTCGCGGCGATGTCCGGCAAGCGGAGCATTGACCCCTGGCCGTGGCCCTGGCCGCGGCCGCGCCCGAACCCTTGA
- a CDS encoding HEAT repeat domain-containing protein, whose product MLRILCSTAAGVLAFGTMHEPVVATAAGDITTLMAETRGAPPTLCLLAAGAIGNGGWWGGMHAPVSPLVEGDSYSIRTGRNTPLSVGDRTLLLNSVVLPDNCTREIAVRLLGRDGSDATVAGLTQHAASRDSSLRSVAAYGLGLIEKATTVPTLITLTNDAAVGPRANALWALGRIGDGRLPTARSARQSPTTRMPMSVR is encoded by the coding sequence GTGCTGCGCATCCTCTGCTCCACCGCCGCCGGTGTCCTGGCGTTCGGCACCATGCACGAACCGGTCGTCGCCACCGCGGCCGGCGACATCACCACGCTGATGGCCGAGACGCGCGGTGCGCCACCGACCCTCTGCCTGCTCGCCGCGGGCGCCATCGGCAATGGCGGCTGGTGGGGCGGCATGCACGCGCCAGTGTCGCCGCTGGTCGAGGGCGACAGCTACTCGATTCGCACCGGCCGCAACACGCCGCTCTCCGTCGGCGATCGCACGCTGCTGCTCAACTCCGTCGTGCTGCCCGACAACTGCACCCGCGAAATCGCGGTGCGGCTCCTCGGCCGCGATGGCAGCGATGCCACCGTCGCCGGGCTCACGCAGCACGCCGCCTCGCGCGATTCGTCGCTGCGCAGCGTCGCCGCCTACGGCCTCGGCCTGATCGAGAAGGCCACCACGGTGCCGACGCTGATCACCCTGACCAACGATGCGGCCGTGGGTCCACGCGCCAACGCGCTGTGGGCGCTGGGCCGAATCGGTGATGGCCGACTGCCGACGGCGCGCTCGGCGAGGCAGTCGCCAACGACAAGGATGCCGATGTCCGTGAGATGA
- a CDS encoding HEAT repeat domain-containing protein, giving the protein MSAWAIGNLSIRQGNAALLAAAKSDADERVRETAVWAIAERGDASAAGTVGDVLANEKNPAVRATAAWALGELEPKTAPRGLISALTDDDERVRMTAAWALSEIGDAAALPALRTALSRPATDRTRKAQIRALLETGEDPDRLVEQLKSPDASVRAAVAQALAGKGHINPWPWPQPRPRPFP; this is encoded by the coding sequence ATGAGCGCCTGGGCTATCGGCAACCTCTCGATCCGTCAGGGCAACGCGGCGTTGCTGGCGGCCGCCAAGTCCGACGCCGACGAACGAGTCCGCGAGACCGCCGTGTGGGCGATCGCCGAGCGGGGCGACGCGAGTGCCGCGGGCACCGTCGGTGACGTGCTCGCGAACGAGAAGAACCCCGCCGTGCGTGCCACCGCTGCGTGGGCACTCGGCGAACTCGAGCCGAAGACGGCACCGCGCGGGCTGATCAGCGCGCTGACCGACGACGACGAACGCGTGCGGATGACCGCCGCGTGGGCGCTCTCCGAGATCGGCGACGCTGCCGCACTCCCCGCGCTCCGCACCGCACTGTCGCGGCCCGCGACGGATCGGACGCGCAAGGCGCAGATCCGCGCGCTGCTCGAGACCGGTGAGGATCCGGATCGGCTCGTGGAGCAACTCAAGTCGCCCGACGCGAGTGTGCGCGCCGCCGTGGCGCAGGCACTCGCGGGCAAGGGTCACATCAATCCGTGGCCGTGGCCGCAGCCGCGCCCGCGTCCGTTTCCCTGA
- a CDS encoding carbohydrate binding family 9 domain-containing protein, translated as MLSRPSILPCLLLLTMLGAASVAAQGIAPASITAHRVTAPPVLDGVDDDPSWRGVPSTDEFREVRPREDGAPLQRTAFRVGYDAQYLYVFVRLYDVRPDSIVGRLSRRDDQSVSDHVTVMIDSYHDKRTGFEFQVNPVGVKADYAIYNDGEEDSAWDAVWDVATKVDSLGWTAEYRIPFSQLRFAPKDEVTFGFMVFRNLQRFTAQVSWPIYRQSKTGFVSQFGELRGLVGLASPRRAEVVPYVVAQSEPAPGTFDRSQKLSAGGDLRLALASNILLNATVNPDFGQVEADPGQLNLSAFEVFFQERRPFFVAGSGLFDFRVNCFVVVDCQTGEGLFYSRRIGRSPDLAGRNGDATTPTSTRILGAAKVTGRLPGGLNVGFLDAVTERVAGVNGLTAEPGANYAVARANQDFSGGKGSIGGMVTSVVRSLDASSEAFQHSSAVSGGLDARQRIGQYEVSGSLMGSRVAGSAEAIARTQSRPAHYYQRPDDDLALDPTATSLSGTAFEFRIGKVGGQTSRFETGYARRSAGFEINDIGFLNRANEQTFTNWYALRFNKPTSVYQRLNWNFNWWQYWTLDGLPTDRAFNSNVHVQFNNRWWLHTGGTIGIGQTYCDRDCTRGGPALKEEPAFRPWLGIEGDGRRPLVPSLWMNYSRVDGGRSTNLSLNPQVTIRPSSSFSSSLSLNIGRNKRDAQWFGNVTDNAGATHYTFAALDQHTLGVTWRLNYTLSPTASFQWYANPFITKGTYSRVRELADARAKAYDDRYQPYADAPANPGGFNVQQFRSNAVFRWEYMPGSTLFLVWNQGREGFDDREGDRTFRGDVEDLFSRRAEDRFLVKVSYWLNR; from the coding sequence ATGCTGTCTCGCCCTTCGATTCTCCCCTGTCTCCTGCTCCTCACCATGCTGGGCGCGGCTTCCGTCGCGGCCCAGGGCATCGCGCCCGCCTCGATCACGGCGCATCGCGTCACCGCGCCGCCGGTGCTCGACGGCGTCGATGACGATCCGTCGTGGCGCGGCGTGCCGAGCACCGATGAGTTCCGCGAGGTCCGTCCGCGCGAGGATGGTGCACCGCTGCAACGTACCGCGTTCCGGGTCGGCTACGACGCGCAGTACCTCTATGTCTTCGTCCGGCTCTATGACGTGCGCCCCGACAGCATCGTCGGCCGGTTGTCGCGGCGCGACGATCAGTCGGTCTCCGACCACGTCACCGTGATGATCGACTCCTACCACGACAAGCGAACCGGCTTCGAGTTCCAGGTGAATCCGGTGGGCGTCAAGGCGGACTACGCCATCTACAACGACGGCGAGGAAGATTCCGCGTGGGACGCCGTCTGGGACGTCGCCACCAAGGTCGACTCGCTCGGCTGGACGGCGGAGTATCGGATTCCGTTCTCGCAGCTGCGCTTCGCCCCGAAGGACGAGGTCACCTTCGGCTTCATGGTGTTCCGCAACCTGCAGCGCTTCACAGCGCAGGTGAGCTGGCCGATCTACCGCCAGTCGAAGACCGGCTTCGTCTCGCAGTTCGGTGAGCTGCGCGGGCTGGTCGGACTCGCGTCGCCGCGTCGCGCCGAGGTGGTGCCGTATGTCGTGGCGCAGAGCGAGCCGGCGCCGGGGACGTTCGATCGCAGCCAGAAGCTCTCGGCCGGTGGCGACCTCCGCCTCGCGCTCGCCTCGAACATCCTGCTCAATGCCACGGTGAATCCCGACTTCGGCCAGGTCGAGGCCGACCCGGGACAGCTGAACCTCTCGGCGTTCGAGGTCTTCTTCCAGGAACGTCGTCCGTTCTTCGTCGCCGGGTCGGGGCTCTTCGATTTCCGGGTCAACTGCTTCGTGGTGGTCGACTGTCAGACCGGAGAAGGCCTCTTCTATTCACGGCGCATCGGCCGCTCACCCGATCTGGCGGGACGCAATGGCGATGCGACCACGCCGACCTCCACGCGAATCCTCGGCGCGGCGAAGGTGACGGGGCGCCTCCCCGGTGGGCTCAACGTCGGCTTCCTGGACGCGGTCACCGAGCGGGTCGCCGGCGTCAACGGCCTCACCGCCGAGCCGGGGGCCAACTACGCGGTGGCGCGCGCCAACCAGGACTTCAGCGGCGGCAAGGGGAGCATCGGCGGGATGGTGACCTCGGTGGTCCGTTCGCTCGATGCGAGCAGCGAGGCATTCCAGCACTCGAGCGCCGTGAGCGGCGGCCTCGACGCGCGGCAGCGGATCGGGCAGTACGAGGTGTCGGGTTCGCTGATGGGGAGCCGTGTCGCGGGAAGCGCCGAGGCGATCGCGCGGACGCAGTCGCGGCCGGCGCACTACTACCAGCGGCCGGATGACGATCTCGCGCTCGATCCGACGGCGACGTCGCTGAGCGGCACCGCGTTCGAGTTTCGGATCGGCAAGGTCGGTGGGCAGACGTCGCGCTTCGAGACCGGCTATGCGCGCCGCTCGGCCGGCTTCGAGATCAACGACATCGGCTTCCTGAACCGCGCCAACGAGCAGACGTTCACCAACTGGTACGCGCTCCGCTTCAACAAGCCGACCTCCGTCTACCAGCGGCTCAACTGGAACTTCAATTGGTGGCAGTACTGGACGCTCGACGGCCTGCCGACGGACCGTGCCTTCAACTCCAACGTGCACGTGCAGTTCAACAATCGCTGGTGGCTGCACACCGGCGGCACGATCGGGATCGGCCAGACCTACTGCGATCGCGACTGCACGCGTGGCGGCCCGGCATTGAAGGAAGAGCCGGCGTTCCGGCCGTGGCTGGGGATCGAGGGCGATGGCCGTCGGCCGCTGGTGCCCTCGCTCTGGATGAACTACAGTCGCGTCGACGGCGGGCGCAGCACCAACCTGAGCCTCAATCCGCAGGTGACGATCCGTCCATCGAGCAGCTTCTCGAGCTCACTGAGCCTGAACATCGGGCGCAACAAGCGCGACGCGCAGTGGTTCGGCAACGTCACGGACAACGCCGGCGCAACGCACTACACCTTCGCCGCGCTTGACCAGCACACCCTCGGCGTCACCTGGCGGCTCAACTACACGCTGTCGCCGACGGCGTCATTCCAGTGGTATGCCAACCCCTTCATCACCAAGGGGACGTACTCGCGGGTCCGCGAGCTCGCCGATGCGCGCGCCAAGGCGTACGACGATCGCTACCAGCCCTATGCCGATGCCCCCGCGAATCCGGGTGGCTTCAACGTCCAGCAGTTCCGCTCGAACGCCGTCTTCCGCTGGGAGTACATGCCGGGGTCGACGCTCTTCCTGGTCTGGAACCAGGGTCGCGAGGGCTTCGACGATCGTGAGGGCGACCGCACCTTCCGCGGCGACGTGGAGGATCTCTTCAGTCGGCGAGCGGAGGATCGGTTCTTGGTGAAGGTGTCGTATTGGCTGAATAGGTAA
- a CDS encoding PEP-CTERM sorting domain-containing protein has translation MRSRFIVGALLVALGAAPASAQWTYQFSGTWDFTGTPQTLAFTLTTAAPITSGGFWTPSSCSITPGTVGTNYYLCDQPEIDPNGFGTGFGYIGARFLNFDVTTNSPTGGGAAFFWFAPGTFSTPGSYSRVPDGTTISVANPLFDPNAVCNDPNDDPCRTTNFYGSAGQATLDVRFSTPGGNGDVVPEPATLTLLATGLVGMAGARRSRKRG, from the coding sequence ATGCGCAGTCGATTCATCGTGGGGGCGCTCCTGGTCGCCCTGGGAGCCGCGCCGGCATCGGCGCAGTGGACCTACCAATTCAGCGGGACCTGGGATTTCACCGGCACACCCCAGACGCTCGCCTTCACCCTCACCACGGCGGCCCCGATCACCTCGGGCGGTTTCTGGACCCCGTCCAGCTGCTCGATCACGCCCGGCACCGTGGGGACCAACTACTACCTGTGCGACCAGCCCGAGATCGATCCGAACGGCTTCGGCACCGGGTTCGGCTACATCGGCGCCCGCTTCCTGAACTTCGACGTCACCACCAACAGCCCGACCGGCGGTGGCGCCGCGTTCTTCTGGTTCGCGCCGGGGACCTTCTCGACGCCCGGGAGCTACTCGCGGGTGCCGGACGGGACCACCATCAGCGTGGCCAACCCGCTCTTCGATCCGAACGCGGTCTGCAACGACCCGAACGATGATCCCTGCCGCACCACCAACTTCTATGGCAGCGCGGGTCAGGCGACGCTGGATGTCCGCTTCTCGACGCCGGGCGGTAACGGCGACGTCGTGCCGGAGCCGGCGACCCTCACGTTGCTCGCGACCGGGCTGGTCGGGATGGCCGGCGCGCGGCGGTCACGGAAGCGCGGGTGA
- a CDS encoding alkylphosphonate utilization protein, which produces MPNTQPLPPCPSCSSPYTYEQGPMLICPECAYEWTAVVEAAESGPKVIRDANGTPLTDGDTVAVIKDLKIKGSSLVVKVGTKVKNIRLVDGDHDIDCKIDGVGSMGLKSEFVRKV; this is translated from the coding sequence ATGCCCAACACCCAGCCGCTGCCGCCCTGCCCGTCCTGCTCCTCGCCCTACACCTACGAGCAGGGGCCGATGCTGATCTGCCCTGAATGCGCCTACGAGTGGACCGCGGTGGTCGAGGCCGCCGAGAGCGGCCCGAAGGTGATCCGCGACGCGAACGGCACGCCGCTCACCGATGGCGACACGGTCGCGGTGATCAAGGATCTCAAGATCAAGGGATCATCCCTGGTGGTGAAGGTCGGCACCAAGGTGAAGAACATCCGCCTCGTCGACGGCGACCACGACATCGATTGCAAGATCGATGGCGTGGGGTCGATGGGACTCAAGTCGGAGTTTGTGCGGAAGGTGTAG
- a CDS encoding CocE/NonD family hydrolase has protein sequence MNRLFARLACALLLGATLAAPTLSAQQPDAALDKLFSRREVMIPMRDGVKLFTVILTPRAMSGPLPVLMSRTPYGTNGWGGTSGIAVGFRELIADGYLFVFQDIRGQHQSEGVFIMNRPPRDKSKAGSVDEATDTWDTIDWILKNNPTNGRVGMLGISYPGFLVNAAQVEPHPALKAMSPQASMVDTWMGDDFFHQGAFRQSYGIEWVHGRESKQAGTGPLNITRWDTYDWYRSFPTLAALAQATGATKWPTWQRFVAHPSYDSVWQQRAVQRYLTHTNIPTLTVGGWWDQEDGFGPQASYPALERTDTAGINKLVIGPWFHGQWFDETADSLGAIRFGRNTGDDFRALQARFFGQYLKDRATTPIAEATMFDAGTNTWREFGAWPPKNAERTKLYFGANGALSFTAPRAAVGQDTYVSDPANPIPYRPRPIPSYVEWNEWLTRDQRFVDGRPDVLTWQTAPLAADITIAGDVIAKLFASTTGSDADWVVKLIDVYPDSGVARPAMRGYQLMVASEIMRGRYRKSFAKAEPIPANTVVPFTVDLHQQAYTFRAGHRIMVQVQSSWFPLYDRNPQTFVPNIFLAKASDYRAQTHRVQRSAKWPSHVEVGVLR, from the coding sequence ATGAACCGTCTGTTCGCCCGCCTCGCGTGTGCGCTGCTGCTCGGCGCCACCCTCGCCGCGCCGACCCTCTCCGCCCAGCAACCCGACGCGGCTCTCGACAAGCTCTTCAGCCGGCGCGAGGTGATGATCCCGATGCGCGACGGGGTGAAGCTCTTCACGGTGATCCTCACGCCGCGCGCGATGAGCGGGCCGCTGCCCGTGCTGATGTCGCGGACCCCGTACGGCACCAACGGCTGGGGCGGCACGAGCGGCATCGCGGTCGGCTTCAGGGAGCTGATCGCCGACGGCTATCTCTTCGTCTTCCAGGACATCCGCGGACAGCACCAGTCGGAGGGCGTCTTCATCATGAACCGCCCGCCGCGCGACAAGTCGAAGGCCGGCAGCGTCGACGAGGCGACCGACACCTGGGACACCATCGACTGGATCCTCAAGAACAACCCCACCAACGGCCGCGTCGGCATGCTCGGCATTTCCTACCCCGGCTTCCTCGTCAACGCTGCGCAGGTCGAGCCGCACCCCGCCCTGAAGGCGATGTCGCCGCAGGCCTCGATGGTCGACACCTGGATGGGCGACGACTTCTTCCATCAGGGCGCCTTCCGGCAGTCGTACGGCATTGAATGGGTGCACGGCCGCGAGTCAAAGCAGGCCGGCACCGGCCCGCTGAACATCACCCGCTGGGACACCTACGACTGGTATCGCTCCTTTCCGACGCTGGCGGCGTTGGCGCAGGCCACCGGTGCGACCAAGTGGCCGACGTGGCAACGCTTCGTGGCGCATCCGAGCTACGACTCGGTGTGGCAGCAGCGCGCCGTGCAGCGCTACCTCACGCACACCAACATCCCGACGCTCACGGTGGGCGGCTGGTGGGACCAGGAGGATGGCTTCGGGCCGCAGGCGTCGTATCCGGCGCTCGAGCGCACCGACACCGCCGGGATCAACAAGCTGGTGATCGGCCCCTGGTTCCACGGCCAGTGGTTCGACGAGACCGCCGACTCGCTCGGCGCGATCCGCTTCGGCCGCAACACCGGCGACGACTTCCGCGCGTTGCAGGCGCGCTTCTTTGGGCAGTACCTCAAGGACCGGGCGACGACGCCGATCGCCGAGGCGACGATGTTCGATGCAGGCACCAATACCTGGCGCGAGTTTGGGGCGTGGCCGCCCAAGAACGCCGAGCGGACCAAGCTCTACTTCGGGGCGAATGGCGCGCTCTCGTTCACGGCGCCGAGGGCGGCGGTGGGGCAGGACACGTACGTCTCCGATCCGGCGAACCCGATTCCGTACCGGCCGCGGCCGATCCCCTCGTACGTGGAATGGAACGAGTGGCTCACGCGTGACCAGCGCTTCGTCGATGGCCGCCCCGACGTGCTCACCTGGCAGACGGCGCCGCTCGCCGCCGACATCACCATCGCCGGCGACGTGATCGCGAAGCTCTTTGCGTCAACGACCGGGTCTGACGCCGACTGGGTCGTGAAGTTGATTGATGTGTATCCGGACAGCGGCGTGGCGCGTCCGGCGATGCGAGGCTACCAGCTGATGGTGGCGAGCGAGATCATGCGCGGCCGCTATCGCAAGTCGTTCGCGAAGGCAGAGCCGATCCCGGCGAACACAGTGGTGCCGTTCACGGTCGACCTGCACCAGCAGGCGTACACCTTCCGCGCCGGCCACCGGATCATGGTGCAGGTGCAGAGCAGCTGGTTCCCGCTCTACGACCGGAATCCGCAGACCTTCGTGCCGAACATCTTCCTCGCCAAGGCGAGCGACTACCGCGCGCAGACGCACCGCGTGCAGCGCTCGGCGAAATGGCCATCGCATGTGGAGGTGGGTGTGCTGCGCTGA